A genomic window from Anthocerotibacter panamensis C109 includes:
- a CDS encoding glycosyltransferase, whose translation MADWPLVSVVVPVFNAEQVLVTLLPSLASLDYPRLEVLLVDNNSTDRTAEMLAASGFTVLFEARPGCGTARNAGIRQARGEFIACTDADCVVDPGWIKDLLAGFDGPTIGAVAGTIEPYALEHPIECYEAVRLNDPGHRAHHIFLPTACTANVMYRAEIFQQVGLLLDRSGGEETDLNWRMQTQTSYRIHFLATGGRVRHRYRANLGAFCRSQRYKARTLVDLYRRWGLRVPTGRKELWRAVRASLLFVPAVVQGCLLRRGLVASCWQAWLDIVVPWIRYQGICEGRKLL comes from the coding sequence ATGGCGGACTGGCCGTTGGTTTCGGTGGTGGTGCCGGTGTTTAACGCAGAGCAGGTCTTGGTGACCTTGCTCCCATCGCTGGCGAGTCTGGACTATCCGCGGCTGGAGGTGCTGCTCGTGGACAATAACTCGACGGACCGGACGGCTGAAATGCTGGCGGCAAGTGGTTTTACGGTGCTCTTTGAGGCGCGTCCGGGCTGTGGTACGGCCCGCAATGCGGGTATCCGTCAGGCACGGGGGGAGTTTATTGCCTGCACGGATGCGGACTGTGTGGTAGATCCTGGCTGGATCAAGGATTTGCTCGCGGGATTTGATGGGCCGACGATTGGGGCGGTGGCGGGCACAATTGAGCCCTACGCCCTTGAGCATCCGATAGAGTGCTACGAGGCGGTGCGCCTCAATGATCCGGGCCATCGCGCCCACCATATCTTTTTGCCTACAGCCTGCACCGCCAACGTCATGTATCGCGCCGAAATCTTCCAACAGGTGGGGCTCTTGCTGGACCGCTCGGGGGGGGAGGAGACCGACCTCAACTGGCGGATGCAGACCCAAACTTCCTACCGCATTCATTTTCTGGCGACCGGGGGCCGGGTGCGCCACCGCTACCGCGCCAACCTGGGGGCTTTTTGCCGTTCTCAGCGCTATAAGGCCCGGACCTTAGTGGACCTCTACCGGCGCTGGGGGCTACGTGTCCCGACGGGTCGCAAGGAACTGTGGCGGGCGGTGCGGGCGAGTTTGCTTTTTGTGCCTGCGGTGGTACAGGGCTGTCTGCTGCGCCGGGGGCTAGTCGCAAGTTGCTGGCAGGCGTGGCTGGATATTGTCGTGCCCTGGATCCGCTACCAGGGAATCTGCGAGGGGCGTAAGCTGTTATGA
- a CDS encoding transketolase, with translation MPIFEANKLRRSVLEMAYAGSTVHIGCAFSIIEILAVLYRSHLNLGSGQPESSTRDYFVLSKGHGVMAQYACLRELGWLSDWDIHNYFGNGTKLKGLSDAHVSGLEVSSGSLGHGLSVGVGLALAAKRKGTSQRCFALVGDGEINEGPVWEALLFANHFELSNLTIIIDKNGYQAMGTTDEVMKLGSITEKFKAFGFETREVDGHSETALEAVLQELTQYPSPHPKAIVAHTIKGKGVSFMEGDNRWHYTRLTAETFQAAMDELERNLHS, from the coding sequence ATGCCTATTTTTGAAGCAAACAAGCTACGAAGAAGTGTGTTAGAGATGGCTTACGCTGGTTCCACAGTTCATATTGGCTGTGCTTTCTCGATCATTGAAATTCTAGCGGTCTTGTATCGTTCTCATCTAAATTTAGGCAGTGGACAACCAGAATCGTCCACGCGAGATTATTTTGTATTGAGTAAAGGTCATGGAGTTATGGCTCAGTATGCCTGCTTGCGAGAATTGGGATGGCTATCAGATTGGGATATCCATAACTATTTTGGAAATGGCACCAAGCTCAAGGGACTTTCTGATGCTCATGTGTCCGGTTTGGAAGTAAGTTCAGGGTCGTTGGGGCATGGTCTATCGGTTGGTGTGGGATTGGCACTTGCCGCTAAACGTAAGGGTACAAGTCAACGCTGTTTTGCTCTTGTCGGCGATGGGGAGATCAATGAAGGTCCTGTATGGGAAGCTCTACTATTTGCAAATCATTTTGAGTTGAGTAACCTGACCATAATTATTGACAAGAATGGCTATCAAGCCATGGGCACAACGGATGAAGTAATGAAGCTAGGGAGTATAACTGAAAAGTTTAAAGCCTTCGGATTTGAGACCCGCGAGGTAGATGGACATAGTGAGACCGCATTAGAGGCAGTCCTTCAAGAGCTTACGCAATATCCTTCTCCCCATCCTAAAGCGATTGTTGCTCATACCATAAAAGGTAAAGGAGTCTCCTTTATGGAAGGGGATAATCGCTGGCATTACACGCGCCTGACCGCAGAAACTTTTCAAGCAGCTATGGACGAGTTAGAGAGGAACCTACACTCATGA
- a CDS encoding transketolase family protein: MRKAFSDALVKAALADERIVLLTGDHGYSLFDEFRKHCPKQYINAGIAEQNMVGVAAGLAKAGFRPIVYGLSAFVPIRVLEQIKLDVCYESLPVIFIGDGAGVVYSSLGSSHQSTEDIAVLRPLPDIAILSPADSHEITQCMRLAFDAKYPIYVRMGKADLGPVHEAATPMEWGKLCQVKTGYGKIAFIATGSMVRAALEVAKNWLDSPVWSVPFIKPLDTEKLVSLCQHYQALVVLEEHSIYGGLGSAVAEIAGTYAPTRVLRIGVQDRFSHYCGSYSYLLQEHQLSCEAIFNQVSEYLNNAP, encoded by the coding sequence ATGAGAAAAGCTTTTTCAGATGCTTTAGTTAAAGCAGCTTTAGCCGATGAACGGATTGTCCTCTTAACTGGAGATCACGGCTATAGCTTATTTGATGAATTTCGTAAGCATTGCCCAAAGCAGTATATAAATGCAGGGATCGCAGAACAAAACATGGTCGGAGTGGCGGCTGGTCTAGCTAAAGCTGGTTTTCGCCCAATCGTTTATGGATTGAGTGCTTTTGTTCCGATCCGAGTTTTAGAACAGATTAAGCTTGATGTTTGCTATGAGTCATTGCCTGTTATCTTTATTGGCGATGGTGCCGGAGTTGTTTACAGCAGTTTGGGGTCTAGCCATCAAAGTACGGAAGATATTGCTGTACTGCGACCGCTCCCGGATATAGCTATTCTTTCACCGGCTGATTCTCATGAAATAACCCAATGCATGAGATTAGCTTTTGATGCTAAATATCCTATTTATGTGCGCATGGGTAAGGCTGATTTGGGCCCTGTGCATGAAGCTGCTACCCCTATGGAGTGGGGTAAATTATGTCAAGTAAAAACTGGCTATGGAAAAATAGCTTTTATCGCTACAGGTTCTATGGTTAGAGCTGCTCTTGAGGTTGCAAAGAATTGGTTAGATAGTCCAGTTTGGAGCGTACCTTTTATAAAGCCCCTGGACACAGAAAAACTTGTTTCTCTATGCCAACACTATCAAGCATTAGTGGTTCTCGAAGAACATTCAATTTATGGTGGTTTGGGCTCAGCAGTAGCAGAAATTGCTGGAACTTATGCTCCGACAAGAGTGCTGCGTATTGGGGTACAAGACCGATTTTCTCATTATTGCGGTAGTTATTCATATCTGTTACAGGAACATCAGTTGAGTTGTGAGGCTATATTCAACCAAGTTTCAGAGTACCTAAATAACGCGCCTTAA
- a CDS encoding GDP-mannose 4,6-dehydratase, whose translation MNLFWQDRSVLITGCTGLLGSWMTQELVERGARVVGLVRDWIPQSRLFTEGLSAQIATVYGRVEDLATLERIINEYEVDTVLHLAAQTIVGVANREPLGTFETNIKGTWNLLEACRRVGGVSRIIVASSDKAYGDQEILPYAEDTPLNGEHPYDVSKSCADLICRMYYTTYRLPVCVTRCGNFYGGGDLNFNRLVPDTIRSAFREKPVVIRSDGTYIRDYFYVKDGVLAYLHLAEQMDRPEIWGEAFNFSNELQIPVLGMVRKILNLMGKTHLHPVVLNQAQHEIKHQYLSAKKARQKLNWQPKYKLDEALLETIDWYRTFLKAGLLSAVTHS comes from the coding sequence ATGAATCTTTTCTGGCAGGATCGTTCGGTTCTTATAACCGGCTGTACGGGGCTACTCGGCAGTTGGATGACGCAGGAGTTGGTAGAGCGCGGGGCGCGGGTTGTCGGTCTGGTGCGCGACTGGATTCCACAATCACGACTTTTTACGGAGGGTCTATCCGCTCAGATCGCGACGGTTTATGGACGGGTTGAAGACCTTGCGACCCTAGAGCGGATCATCAATGAATACGAAGTAGACACGGTCCTGCATCTGGCTGCACAAACGATTGTTGGGGTGGCTAATCGAGAGCCTTTAGGAACCTTTGAGACCAATATTAAAGGGACTTGGAATCTATTGGAAGCCTGTCGCCGAGTCGGTGGGGTAAGCCGGATTATCGTGGCTTCGAGTGATAAGGCGTATGGCGATCAGGAGATTTTACCCTATGCAGAAGATACGCCCCTCAATGGCGAGCATCCCTACGATGTTTCTAAGAGTTGTGCAGACCTGATCTGCCGGATGTACTACACTACCTATCGACTGCCGGTCTGTGTAACCCGCTGCGGCAACTTTTATGGCGGCGGCGACCTCAATTTTAATCGCTTGGTTCCTGATACGATACGGTCTGCATTTCGGGAGAAGCCCGTCGTGATTCGTAGCGATGGAACCTATATCCGAGATTATTTTTATGTCAAGGATGGGGTATTGGCTTACCTACATCTTGCAGAGCAGATGGACCGCCCGGAAATCTGGGGAGAAGCTTTTAATTTTAGCAATGAGTTGCAGATCCCTGTCCTGGGTATGGTCCGAAAAATTCTCAACTTAATGGGCAAAACGCACCTTCATCCTGTCGTCCTAAATCAGGCTCAACACGAGATCAAACACCAATATCTATCTGCTAAAAAAGCACGTCAAAAACTAAACTGGCAGCCCAAGTATAAATTGGATGAAGCCTTATTAGAGACGATTGATTGGTACCGCACCTTCCTAAAAGCCGGTCTGCTATCTGCTGTCACCCACTCCTGA
- the rfbH gene encoding lipopolysaccharide biosynthesis protein RfbH: MKPSVSRSFSASEQEQRLRAHVFSAVLEYYDHKFQQRPFIPGQTYVPVAGKVFDAEELLQLVDASLDFWLTTGRYALEFEQRFADWMGVKHCLLVNSGSSANLVALSALTSPTLGDRRLRPGDEVITVAAGFPTTVNPIFQNQLIPVFLDIKPSTYDLNTHQLAAARSERTRAVMVAHTLGNPFDLATIMAFCEEHDLWLIEDNCDAVGSLYRGRKTGSFGHLATVSFYPAHHITMGEGGAVLTSDTRLKKIVESFRDWGRDCWCAPGVDNTCNKRFGWQLGALPFGYDHKYTYSHVGYNLKLTDMQAAVGCAQLAKLPQFVAQRRQNFQFLYEQLQDLQDVLVLPEATVGSQPSWFGFLLAVREGAPFTRNALVQHLEERRIGTRLLFGGNLVRQPAYQHLNYRVVGALTETDKVMHHAFWIGLYPGLTEEMLAYAVNTLHKFCKK, from the coding sequence ATGAAACCATCCGTATCGCGTTCATTCAGTGCTTCAGAGCAAGAGCAACGGCTCCGGGCTCATGTCTTTAGCGCAGTGCTGGAATACTATGACCATAAATTTCAGCAACGTCCTTTTATACCGGGTCAAACCTATGTCCCTGTCGCAGGAAAAGTGTTTGATGCCGAGGAGTTACTACAGTTGGTGGATGCTTCGCTGGATTTTTGGCTGACGACGGGACGGTATGCGCTGGAGTTCGAGCAGCGCTTTGCGGATTGGATGGGCGTCAAGCATTGTCTGTTGGTGAATTCGGGCTCGTCTGCCAATTTGGTGGCGCTGTCGGCTTTGACTTCGCCCACGTTGGGAGATAGACGGCTTCGTCCCGGCGATGAAGTGATCACGGTGGCAGCGGGTTTTCCGACTACGGTAAATCCGATCTTTCAGAATCAACTGATCCCGGTCTTCTTGGATATCAAACCGTCTACCTACGACTTAAACACCCATCAATTGGCAGCAGCGCGCTCAGAGCGGACGCGGGCGGTGATGGTGGCGCACACGTTGGGCAATCCCTTTGATTTGGCGACAATCATGGCATTTTGTGAAGAGCATGACCTCTGGCTCATTGAGGACAACTGCGATGCTGTAGGCAGCCTTTATCGGGGGCGCAAGACGGGGAGCTTCGGGCATCTAGCGACGGTGAGTTTTTATCCGGCGCACCACATCACGATGGGCGAGGGAGGAGCCGTCTTGACAAGTGATACCCGCCTGAAAAAAATTGTGGAGTCGTTTCGAGACTGGGGGCGGGATTGCTGGTGCGCGCCGGGGGTGGATAACACCTGTAATAAGCGGTTTGGCTGGCAGCTTGGAGCGTTACCCTTTGGCTATGACCACAAGTACACCTACTCCCATGTGGGCTACAACCTCAAACTGACGGATATGCAAGCGGCAGTAGGGTGCGCTCAATTGGCAAAGCTTCCGCAGTTTGTGGCGCAGCGGCGGCAAAACTTCCAGTTCTTGTATGAGCAACTCCAGGATCTACAGGATGTGTTGGTGCTACCAGAAGCGACTGTAGGTTCACAGCCAAGTTGGTTTGGTTTTTTGCTTGCGGTGCGTGAGGGTGCGCCCTTTACGCGCAATGCGCTGGTGCAGCATTTGGAAGAGCGGCGGATTGGGACGCGTTTGCTGTTTGGGGGAAATCTGGTGCGTCAGCCTGCCTATCAGCACCTGAACTATCGGGTGGTCGGGGCGCTGACGGAAACCGATAAGGTGATGCACCATGCTTTCTGGATCGGTTTATATCCTGGTTTGACCGAAGAGATGCTCGCTTACGCAGTCAATACCCTCCATAAATTCTGCAAAAAATGA
- a CDS encoding glycosyltransferase: MKVALVHDCLAEYGGAERVLEVLHRLYPEAPVYTAFVDTKRLGVQAERFTGWDVHTTMAQSIPGIARCHHTLRFLIPYFWEGLDLSGYDLVLSSSSGYLSKSVLTRPETLHITYCHTPPRYLWGYRARPSTVWYRQVYEGWVNNALRQYDFCASQRVDHFIANSHTVARRIAKFYRRTATVIPPPVNVRGEGRAGDSYYLYVGRLTRPKQVDLAVHACNRLKHPLWIVGEGSEEARLRSLAGPQVRFLGALPDQQIAAVYAGAKGLLYPCAHEDFGIVPVEALGHGVPVLALAQGGVCESILAPQTGLFFSEPTVESLCTALEQFDRMHFSARACHQRAQEFSESVFLTRIQQFIDQCLEIHLQQFSGCR, encoded by the coding sequence ATGAAAGTCGCCTTGGTCCATGACTGTCTGGCGGAATACGGCGGGGCGGAGCGGGTGTTGGAGGTGCTGCACCGGCTCTATCCTGAGGCTCCAGTCTACACGGCCTTTGTGGATACCAAGCGCCTAGGGGTGCAGGCGGAGCGCTTTACTGGCTGGGATGTGCATACCACGATGGCCCAAAGCATACCGGGGATTGCCCGCTGCCACCATACCCTACGCTTTTTGATTCCTTATTTCTGGGAAGGGCTCGACCTGTCTGGGTACGACCTTGTGCTGTCTTCTTCAAGTGGCTACCTGAGCAAATCGGTCCTCACCCGACCGGAGACCCTCCATATCACCTACTGCCATACGCCACCTCGCTATCTGTGGGGCTACCGGGCGAGACCTTCTACTGTTTGGTATCGGCAGGTGTACGAGGGTTGGGTCAACAACGCGCTACGGCAGTATGACTTTTGCGCTTCACAGCGGGTGGACCACTTTATCGCCAACTCCCACACCGTCGCCCGCCGCATCGCTAAGTTCTATCGGCGCACGGCTACGGTCATCCCGCCCCCGGTGAACGTGCGCGGCGAGGGCAGGGCGGGCGACTCCTACTATCTCTATGTCGGGCGGCTCACCCGACCCAAACAAGTAGACCTAGCAGTGCACGCCTGCAATCGGCTCAAGCATCCGCTGTGGATCGTGGGTGAGGGCAGCGAGGAGGCGCGGTTGCGGTCTTTGGCTGGTCCACAGGTGCGTTTTTTGGGGGCGCTTCCTGATCAGCAAATCGCGGCGGTCTACGCTGGAGCCAAGGGTCTGCTCTATCCCTGTGCCCACGAAGACTTCGGGATAGTGCCGGTGGAGGCCCTCGGGCATGGTGTCCCTGTCCTTGCCCTCGCCCAAGGCGGGGTGTGTGAGAGCATCCTGGCCCCGCAAACCGGTTTATTTTTCTCTGAACCCACCGTCGAAAGTCTCTGCACAGCACTAGAACAGTTTGATCGGATGCACTTTTCGGCTAGAGCCTGTCATCAGCGGGCACAGGAATTTTCGGAGTCAGTTTTTTTGACCCGGATACAACAATTTATCGACCAATGTCTGGAGATCCATCTTCAGCAATTTAGCGGCTGTCGCTAA
- a CDS encoding NAD-dependent epimerase/dehydratase family protein — translation MNPIIQEDLAYITQLPLPWSNLAHKTVLVSGANGFLPAYMVETFLFLNQTMDLKIKILALVRNLGKAQKRFSHYLVSKELNFLVQDVCNPLNYPEKIDYIIHAASQASPKYYGQDPVGTLLANVQGTYNLLTVAEQNKVEGFLFFSSSEVYGQVPSDHTLIKEEDYGYLDPTKVRSCYAESKRMGENMCISWLHQKGVPTMIVRPFHTYGPGMSLEDGRVFADFVADLIHNRDIIMKSDGKAQRAFCYLADAIQGYFTVLLKGLPGQAYNIGNPSCETSILSLAKQLIALFPEKQLKLIEMEARNSNYLKSQVSRVSPDISKAISLGWKPQTSITVGFKRTVASFLE, via the coding sequence ATGAACCCAATCATCCAAGAAGACTTAGCCTACATAACCCAGCTCCCTTTGCCGTGGTCTAACTTGGCCCACAAAACTGTTCTGGTTTCAGGCGCTAATGGATTTTTACCTGCCTACATGGTTGAAACTTTTCTTTTTTTAAATCAGACGATGGATTTAAAAATCAAGATACTAGCCTTAGTCAGGAATCTCGGTAAGGCTCAAAAAAGATTCTCCCATTATCTAGTGAGCAAGGAGCTAAACTTCTTGGTACAAGATGTCTGTAATCCCTTAAATTATCCAGAAAAAATCGACTACATCATCCATGCTGCCAGTCAAGCAAGCCCTAAATACTATGGTCAAGACCCGGTGGGAACGCTCCTTGCTAACGTCCAAGGAACTTATAATCTACTGACCGTAGCTGAGCAAAATAAAGTAGAGGGATTCCTGTTTTTTAGTAGTAGCGAGGTCTACGGACAAGTCCCATCAGACCACACCTTGATCAAGGAGGAAGATTATGGCTACCTCGACCCTACAAAAGTTAGGTCATGCTATGCAGAAAGTAAAAGAATGGGTGAAAATATGTGTATTTCATGGCTCCATCAAAAAGGGGTACCTACGATGATAGTGAGACCCTTTCACACCTATGGACCCGGAATGAGTTTAGAGGATGGTAGGGTTTTTGCTGATTTTGTAGCTGACCTTATCCACAACCGAGATATCATTATGAAAAGTGATGGCAAAGCACAAAGAGCATTTTGTTATTTAGCTGACGCTATTCAAGGCTATTTCACAGTCCTTTTAAAAGGGCTTCCTGGGCAAGCCTATAATATTGGAAATCCCTCTTGCGAGACCAGCATTCTCAGCTTAGCAAAGCAGTTGATTGCCCTTTTCCCAGAAAAACAGCTCAAGCTTATCGAGATGGAAGCCAGAAATAGCAACTATTTAAAAAGTCAGGTTTCGAGGGTTAGTCCAGATATAAGCAAAGCCATCAGTCTTGGGTGGAAGCCTCAAACTTCAATCACCGTGGGATTTAAAAGAACCGTAGCAAGTTTTTTGGAATAA
- the rfbF gene encoding glucose-1-phosphate cytidylyltransferase: MKTVILAGGLGTRLSEETTLKPKPMVEVGGRPLLWHILNIYAAYDLDEFVLALGYKSEVVKEYFLNFYALNNDLSIDLAHGGTTVHHGQQPKWNVHLVNTGLHTQTGGRIKYLQKWLGNETFMMTYGDGVADINIHKLLAFHKAHGKLATVTAVRPPARFGALRFEGDHITEFMEKPQTGEGWINGGFFVLEPEVLDFITDENTIWEREPLEKLAFVNQLIAYKHDGFWQPMDTIRDKRLLETLWESGQAPWRVW, translated from the coding sequence ATGAAGACCGTGATTTTAGCGGGCGGATTGGGGACGCGGCTGAGCGAGGAAACAACGCTTAAACCCAAGCCGATGGTCGAGGTGGGTGGTAGGCCGCTCCTGTGGCATATCCTGAATATTTATGCGGCCTATGATCTCGATGAATTCGTACTGGCTTTGGGCTACAAAAGTGAGGTAGTCAAGGAATATTTCCTAAACTTTTATGCGCTCAACAATGACCTCTCTATCGACTTGGCCCACGGCGGTACCACCGTCCACCATGGTCAACAGCCCAAATGGAACGTGCATCTGGTGAATACTGGACTACATACCCAGACAGGGGGGCGGATCAAGTACTTACAAAAGTGGTTGGGGAATGAGACTTTTATGATGACCTATGGCGATGGCGTTGCGGATATCAATATTCATAAACTCCTCGCATTCCATAAGGCTCATGGCAAGCTAGCTACGGTTACAGCTGTGCGTCCTCCGGCCCGTTTTGGAGCGCTTCGTTTTGAAGGTGATCACATTACGGAGTTTATGGAAAAACCACAGACTGGAGAAGGTTGGATCAATGGTGGTTTCTTCGTTCTGGAGCCTGAAGTCCTAGACTTTATCACGGACGAAAATACCATTTGGGAGCGTGAACCTCTTGAGAAGCTGGCCTTTGTGAATCAACTGATTGCCTACAAACACGACGGTTTCTGGCAACCGATGGATACGATCCGCGACAAGCGTCTACTAGAAACACTTTGGGAATCAGGACAAGCACCATGGAGGGTCTGGTAA
- a CDS encoding lipopolysaccharide biosynthesis protein, protein MPDDTPPPSINAPKAQTLRSQTVAGVRWAGSFQALQQTLNLGASMVMARLLLPEDYGLVAMVSVFTGIVFFVLDLGLGVALVQSRHLTQRQISSTFWLNTGLGLGLTVLGLGLSWPLALLYHTPQVQVVAMVMSCNFFLSALGATQRTLLTRQMRFRTLEFCSLVGEVTAIAVAIALAMAGAGLWSLVARMGVSIGLRTILPWGASAWRPSWEFSWAEVRVFFGFGRDVLFGRMLGHIARNSDNFLIGRFINATQLGYYTLAYNLMSLPLQRFVYMLSEVLFPALSRLQEDPARLCAVWFRGSRLIMAVTTPLLVGLMVLAPPLVQVVYGERWLPAVPVLRILACCGAIQVFDALNAPVLMALNRTRLMMKLTLVNTVAAVCSFLVGLPVGILGVAACFTGVTLITTRYGLKRTLGCLGLGLEHLWLNLRGVMGATGGMGLVLWMLVAWAPLSDALLLGVGIPLGMGLYLLLLGWLAPVVLREALEVLPEGLVKRWQGLWARA, encoded by the coding sequence ATGCCTGACGATACGCCCCCCCCAAGCATCAATGCACCTAAAGCTCAGACCTTGCGCTCCCAAACCGTGGCGGGGGTGCGCTGGGCGGGGAGCTTTCAGGCGCTACAGCAGACCTTAAATCTGGGCGCGAGCATGGTCATGGCCCGCCTCCTGCTGCCTGAGGACTATGGCCTCGTGGCGATGGTCAGTGTTTTCACGGGAATCGTTTTTTTTGTGCTTGACCTGGGGCTCGGGGTCGCCTTGGTCCAATCCCGGCACCTCACGCAGCGGCAGATCTCCAGTACCTTCTGGCTCAATACGGGCTTGGGGCTGGGGCTGACGGTCCTAGGACTGGGGCTCTCTTGGCCCCTTGCGCTGCTCTACCACACCCCGCAAGTCCAAGTCGTGGCGATGGTGATGTCCTGCAACTTCTTCCTGTCTGCCCTGGGAGCTACGCAACGGACCCTCTTGACCCGGCAGATGCGCTTTCGCACGCTGGAGTTTTGCTCGCTGGTGGGGGAGGTCACCGCGATCGCAGTGGCGATTGCTCTGGCTATGGCGGGGGCTGGGCTCTGGAGCTTGGTGGCGCGGATGGGGGTGAGCATCGGGCTGCGGACGATTTTACCGTGGGGGGCTTCGGCTTGGCGTCCGAGCTGGGAGTTTAGTTGGGCGGAGGTCCGCGTCTTTTTTGGATTTGGACGCGATGTGCTCTTCGGCAGAATGCTCGGGCATATCGCGCGCAACAGTGACAATTTCTTGATTGGACGGTTTATCAATGCCACGCAACTGGGCTATTACACCCTGGCCTACAACTTGATGAGCCTGCCGCTACAGCGTTTTGTCTATATGCTGAGCGAGGTTTTATTCCCGGCGCTCTCGCGTTTACAGGAAGACCCAGCCAGACTTTGCGCGGTGTGGTTTCGCGGAAGCCGTCTCATTATGGCGGTGACGACGCCGCTGTTGGTGGGTCTGATGGTGCTTGCCCCGCCTTTAGTCCAAGTCGTCTATGGTGAGCGCTGGCTACCGGCGGTGCCGGTATTGCGGATTCTGGCTTGCTGTGGGGCGATTCAAGTGTTTGATGCGCTCAATGCGCCGGTGCTGATGGCGCTCAACCGCACGCGACTGATGATGAAGCTCACGCTGGTGAATACTGTGGCTGCGGTCTGCTCCTTCCTGGTGGGCTTGCCGGTGGGGATCTTGGGGGTCGCGGCCTGTTTCACGGGGGTCACGCTCATCACGACTCGGTACGGCCTCAAGCGAACGCTGGGGTGTCTGGGTCTGGGCTTGGAGCACTTGTGGCTAAATCTGCGGGGTGTGATGGGAGCCACAGGGGGTATGGGGCTGGTTTTGTGGATGCTGGTGGCGTGGGCTCCACTCAGCGATGCCCTGCTTTTGGGGGTGGGCATTCCCCTGGGGATGGGGCTGTATCTGCTCTTGCTGGGCTGGTTGGCCCCGGTGGTGCTCCGGGAAGCCCTGGAGGTACTGCCGGAGGGACTGGTGAAGCGTTGGCAAGGGCTTTGGGCTAGAGCCTGA
- a CDS encoding glycosyltransferase family 2 protein gives MTEEILRDPERVQHYKNFFPTIAPVPEGIARPFWSVMIPVYNRTTYLEETLRSVLIQDPGPESMQIEVIDNSYNKIDVESFVSIIAGDRVSFYRQPKSLEVAGNWNTCIERARGYWVHILHDDDLVLPNFYQQFYNTLKRRSKVGAVICRHTSIDNFRNKEYLSSLERETPGFLDNWIERIATQQRIQCPAIVVRRAAYETIGGFSPELTYSVDWEMWKRIAVHYPIWFIPEILAYYRVHQQSMTTKLLSTNTDFLDIHKSLELSKYYLPPQSAKALNAKAAEVYALWSMGQVQTMFAEGKIYPALARLVEALKFSPSQAVFKRTVSTLLRVLLRRPLMRRLDSSN, from the coding sequence ATGACAGAAGAAATTTTGAGAGATCCAGAGCGAGTACAGCATTATAAAAATTTCTTTCCTACTATTGCTCCAGTTCCTGAAGGCATAGCTCGTCCCTTTTGGTCTGTCATGATTCCTGTTTATAATCGAACTACTTATCTTGAGGAAACACTCCGGTCTGTATTGATTCAAGATCCCGGACCTGAGTCTATGCAGATCGAGGTTATTGATAACTCTTATAATAAAATTGACGTCGAATCTTTCGTGAGTATTATAGCCGGAGATAGAGTATCTTTCTATAGACAACCTAAAAGTTTGGAAGTTGCTGGAAATTGGAATACCTGTATCGAACGAGCCCGAGGGTATTGGGTACATATTTTGCATGATGATGACCTTGTTCTTCCTAACTTCTATCAGCAATTTTATAACACCCTGAAGCGTAGATCCAAGGTTGGTGCAGTGATTTGTCGGCATACTTCTATTGATAACTTCAGAAACAAAGAATATTTATCAAGTCTTGAGCGAGAAACGCCTGGTTTTCTTGATAATTGGATCGAGCGCATTGCTACGCAACAGCGAATTCAATGCCCTGCTATCGTAGTACGTCGTGCGGCATACGAAACGATTGGGGGGTTTAGTCCCGAACTCACATATTCTGTTGACTGGGAAATGTGGAAACGCATCGCCGTGCATTATCCCATTTGGTTTATTCCTGAGATTCTCGCATACTATCGAGTGCACCAGCAGTCCATGACAACTAAGTTGTTATCTACAAATACTGACTTTTTAGATATACATAAATCTCTAGAACTTTCCAAGTATTACCTCCCTCCACAATCTGCTAAGGCTCTGAATGCTAAGGCTGCTGAGGTCTATGCGCTTTGGAGTATGGGTCAAGTACAGACCATGTTCGCTGAGGGAAAAATCTATCCTGCCCTTGCTCGCTTGGTAGAAGCTCTAAAATTTAGTCCCTCCCAAGCAGTATTTAAGCGTACAGTTTCAACTCTTTTACGTGTTTTACTTCGTAGACCGCTCATGCGCCGCCTCGATAGTTCGAACTAA